The following proteins are encoded in a genomic region of Bubalus kerabau isolate K-KA32 ecotype Philippines breed swamp buffalo chromosome 15, PCC_UOA_SB_1v2, whole genome shotgun sequence:
- the LOC129628256 gene encoding olfactory receptor 56A1: MTSPSNYSSAPASKFLLICFPNYQSWQHWLALPFSFLFLLAMGANTTLLITIRLEASLHEPMYYLLSLLSLLDMVLCLTVIPKVLAIFWFDLRSISFSACFLQMFIMNSFLPMESCTFMVMAYDRYVAICHPLRYPSIITDQFVAKASAFIIARNALLLSPVPILSARLRYCGKNVIENCICANLSVSRLSCDNITVNRIYQSVAGWTLLGSDFILIFISYIFILRAVFKLKTEGAAVKALSTCGSHFILILFFSTILLVVVLTNVARKRVPMDILILLNILHHLIPPALNPIVYGFQTKELKQGFQKLLQRGF; this comes from the coding sequence ATGACATCACCCAGCAACTACTCCTCTGCTCCAGCCTCCAAATTCCTCCTCATCTGCTTCCCTAACTACCAGAGTTGGCAGCACTGGCTGGCCTTACCCTTcagcttcctcttcctcctggccATGGGGGCCAACACCACCCTCCTGATCACCATCCGGCTGGAGGCCTCTCTGCACGAGCCCATGTACTACCTGCTCAGCCTCCTCTCCCTGCTGGACATGGTGCTCTGCCTCACCGTCATCCCCAAGGTCCTGGCCATCTTCTGGTTTGACCTCAGGTCCATCAGCTTCTCTGCCTGCTTCCTCCAGATGTTCATCATGAACAGTTTCCTCCCCATGGAGTCCTGCACATTCATGgtcatggcctatgaccgctatgtggccatctgccaccCACTACGATACCCATCCATCATCACTGACCAATTTGTGGCCAAGGCTAGTGCTTTCATCATAGCTCGGAATGCTTTGCTGCTTTCACCTGTTCCTATTCTCTCTGCCCGGCTCCGCTATTGTGGGAAAAATGTCATTGAGAACTGCATCTGTGCCAACCTGTCTGTGTCCAGACTCTCCTGTGACAATATCACTGTGAACAGAATCTATCAGTCTGTGGCTGGTTGGACTTTACTAGGCTCAGATTTCATCCTCATCTTCATTTCCTATATCTTCATCTTAAGAGCTGTGTTCAAGCTCAAGACCGAGGGGGCTGCTGTCAAGGCTCTGAGCACGTGTGGCTCCCACTTCATCCTCATTCTCTTCTTCAGCACCATCCTTCTGGTTGTGGTCTTGACAAATGTGGCCAGAAAGAGGGTCCCCATGGACATCCTGATCCTGCTCAATATCCTTCATCACCTCATACCCCCTGCCTTGAACCCTATTGTATATGGGTTTCAAACCAAAGAGTTAAAGCAGGGGTTTCAGAAGTTGTTGCAGAGGGGGTTTTAA
- the LOC129628576 gene encoding olfactory receptor 52L1-like, producing MTTLSNSSWRPIQPSFFLIGIPGLEESQHWIALPLCVLYLLALLGNVTILSTIWTDPSLHQPMYLFLAMLSGIDLVLASSTAPKTLAVLLVHAHEIGYTVCLIQMFFIHAFSSMESGVLVAMALDRYVAICHPLHHSTILHPRVIGHIGMAVLVRGILLLLPFPILLRRLVFCQATVIGHSYCEHMAVVKLACSDSTVNRAYGLAVALLVVGLDVLAIGVSYALILQAVLKVPGGEARLKAFSTCGSHICVILVFYVPGIFSFLTHRFGRQVPHHVHVLLATLYLLVPPALNPLVYGVKTQQIRQRVLRVFDIKGQI from the coding sequence ATGACAACCCTGAGTAATTCCAGCTGGAGGCCGATCCAGCCATCCTTTTTCCTGATCGGCATCCCGGGTTTAGAGGAAAGCCAGCACTGGATAGCACTGCCGCTGTGTGTCCTTTACCTCCTTGCCCTACTGGGCAATGTCACCATCCTCTCCACCATCTGGACGGACCCATCCTTGCACCAGCCTATGTACCTCTTTCTGGCCATGCTCTCTGGCATTGACCTGGTCCTGGCCTCCTCCACTGCACCCAAAACCCTTGCAGTGCTCCTGGTTCACGCCCATGAGATTGGGTACACCGTCTGTCTGATCCAGATGTTCTTCATCCACGCGTTCTCTTCCATGGAGTCAGGGGTACTTGTGGCCATGGCTCTGGATCGCTATGTAGCCATCTGTCACCCTCTGCACCATTCTACCATCCTGCATCCCAGGGTCATAGGGCACATTGGGATGGCGGTGCTGGTGCGGGGGatactcctcctcctccctttccccatcTTGTTGAGGAGACTTGTCTTCTGCCAGGCCACCGTCATAGGCCATTCCTACTGTGAACACATGGCTGTGGTAAAACTTGCCTGCTCAGACAGCACAGTGAACCGAGCCTATGGACTGGCAGTGGCACTGCTTGTGGTTGGTCTAGATGTCCTGGCCATTGGTGTTTCCTATGCCCTCATCCTGCAGGCAGTGCTGAAGGTACCAGGGGGTGAGGCCCGACTTAAGGCCTTTAGCACATGTGGATCTCATATTTGTGTCATCCTGGTCTTCTATGTGCCTGGAATATTCTCCTTCCTCACTCACCGCTTTGGCCGGCAGGTGCCCCATCATGTCCATGTTCTTCTGGCCACACTCTACCTCCTGGTGCCACCTGCACTCAATCCTCTGGTCTATGGGGTGAAGACTCAGCAGATCCGCCAGCGAGTACTCAGGGTGTTTGACATAAAAGGACAGATCTGA